The DNA region CTGATCGCCTTCGCTTTGCTGATCGCCAGCGCCGTGGCGCTGGCGCACGCGGCGATGGAAACCCGCGCGCCGCTGGCGGCGCTGCACGCCGATCCGATCTCGCTCGATCCCGCACGCCTGCCCGACTACGCCCTGCGCACTACCTTGCGCATGTTCGCG from Salifodinibacter halophilus includes:
- a CDS encoding sulfonate ABC transporter permease — encoded protein: MSVFRPFSLLPPALLRQRWWPNVYDLIAFALLIASAVALAHAAMETRAPLAALHADPISLDPARLPDYALRTTLRMFA